A genomic stretch from Oreochromis niloticus isolate F11D_XX linkage group LG11, O_niloticus_UMD_NMBU, whole genome shotgun sequence includes:
- the zfat gene encoding zinc finger protein ZFAT isoform X3, which produces MTSLLRCSPLWQSLWRSWQVRVPPHHHYYYHKKRPYSETPVKRKRGRPKGSTKKMRTDLTEGTAISSHSPENNSREEKRKKEAIQQFSSAEVQKNDGISGLECRHCHRSFSNRRQILKHICLREEDEDADEEENGSISGTAEGEGTENVDPGGAEPNQNKHNQTQSGLDRESKVGNSRSLKANQSCISKEGGQATGNKKSVISVVLTEDETLPGVFKMVPVEESSAEAESGSIKPQSQPQHSAVFQSESHDVASEATTDNPQTDQEPSSNPTTTTTTNSRGFQECSIKQDASNLPQSHLKIFACEFCNKIFKFRHSLVAHLRTHTQEKPFQCPHCDYASAIKANLNVHLRKHTGEKFSCQHCPFNCLSPGHLKVHIERVHMKVKQHCSFCEKKYSDVKNLLKHMEKRHNLNDPTVYQSYQQLRLKTRQGLRQLLYHCHTCNRRFKNHLERERHMLVHGPKRPYACLLCDHAVTKMVALSAHVRKHLFLYVCSVCNEKFVSSQRLKGHLTECHPGLDQEQTFTDCINSSYYLAQPGGDMLGSEASMDTQERRIPQEGEGDGIRQEEGQHGTGGKEWEDVEREQLREEREQENEEEQAKKNPAESLEAVSLIDGETGKEVGIEEREAQPTFKDRQEEAAEEETSHIKTADSCSSAAERLKEDSHTLLSQENIQSPHLEAGTQDNGHTPAENTHTSSSSSSPGTITPSDTSACTHSSAGPDNSQAAQSEEVSEGSHHSAFEQVFSSLQKTQLNMETFQRLRKIYGELECQYCGKLFWYRVHYNSHVRTHTKEHLHYCSKCSYSSITKSSLKRHQIQKHSGLLLTCSNPDCKYSTPDKYKLQAHMRTHKEQGRSEMCPVCHRNYPEHRLKHHIKTSHPDTLPMQGKGLMVQRAEKCPYCDSYFLKNSSDFQQHIWAHQGLKPYVCNVCDYAGRSKSNLKTHMNRHNTERRHLCDLCGKKFKSKVTLKSHRLSHTDEGKRFQCSECDFTSVSKPSLLRHMEQHAKFKPFRCAHCHYSCNIAGALKRHYNVKHPDQIYENAGPGLPNPDALKQQGGMKCPECEFVYGTKWELNRHLKSKHSLKVVEGPWEVGEEVEAQYVSVEDEQHLSEAALATLQDNVNIQQITELSSETQDAVTSMVAMAPGTVAVVQQLQVADEQEVGNCGNQLMVVNTEGALNGDQVMVLEEGHGLEALTVLTQGDDTHHYIVYVQEHTVEIN; this is translated from the exons ATGACATCATTATTGCGCTGCAGCCCCTTGTGGCAGAGCCTGTGGAGAAGCTGGCAGGTCAGAGTACCACCACATCACCACTATTACTATCACAAAAAAAGACCTTACTCAG AGACCCCAGTGAAGCGAAAACGAGGAAGACCAAAGGGCTCTACGAAGAAGATGCGCACAGATTTGACAGAGGGCACAGCCATTTCCAGCCATTCTCCAGAGAATAACtccagagaagaaaagagaaaaaaggaggcAATTCAACAATTTAGTTCAGCAGAAG tacaaAAGAATGATGGGATATCAGGGTTGGAATGTAGACACTGCCATCGCTCATTCAGCAACAGGCGTCAAATCCTTAAACACATCTGCCTAAGAGAAGAGGATGAAGATGCAGATGAGGAGGAAAATG GGAGCATCTCTGGTACAGCAGAAGGTGAGGGAACGGAAAATGTGGATCCCGGAGGAGCTGAACCAAACCAGAATAAACACAACCAGACACAATCAGGACTTGATCGAGAAAGCA AAGTGGGAAACTCTAGATCCTTAAAAGCCAACCAAAGTTGCATCTCCAAGGAAGGAGGCCAagcaacaggaaacaaaaaatcTGTTATCAGTGTTGTTCTGACAGAAGATGAAACACTTCCAG GTGTTTTTAAAATGGTTCCTGTAGAGGAAAGTTCAGCAGAAGCAGAATCTGGTTCTATCAAACCTCAATCTCAACCTCAG CACTCTGCAGTCTTCCAGAGTGAGTCACATGATGTTGCAAGTGAAGCCACCACAGATAACCCTCAAACAGACCAGGAGCCAAG TTCGAATCCTACCACAACAACAACGACAAACAGCAGGGGCTTCCAGGAATGTTCTATCAAACAAGATGCTTCCAA TTTGCCTCAGAGCCACCTGAAAATTTTTGCCTGTGAGTTCTGTAACAAAATCTTTAAGTTCAGACACTCACTGGTTGCTCACCTGAGGACACACACCCAAGAAAAACCGTTTCAGTGTCCACACTGTGACTACGCATCGGCCATCAAAG CAAACCTGAATGTTCACCTGAGGAAGCACACTGGAGAGAAGTTCAGCTGTCAGCACTGTCCTTTCAACTGCCTCAGCCCAGGACACCTCAAG GTCCATATAGAGCGTGTCCATATGAAGGTGAAGCAGCACTGCAGCTTCTGTGAGAAAAAGTACTCTGATGTCAAGAACCTGCTGAAACACATGGAGAAACGACATAATCTAAATGATCCCACTGTTTACCAGAGCTACCAACAACTGAG GTTAAAAACTCGCCAGGGCCTCAGACAGCTCCTTTACCACTGTCACACATGTAACCGACGCTTCAAAAACCACCTAGAGCGGGAGCGCCACATGTTAGTCCACGGGCCTAAGCGTCCCTACGCTTGCCTGCTCTGTGACCATGCTGTGACCAAGATGGTTGCCCTCTCTGCTCATGTCAGGAAGCACCTCTTCCTGTACGTGTGCTCCGTGTGTAACGAGAAGTTTGTCAGCTCGCAGAGGCTGAAGGGTCACTTGACAGAGTGTCACCCAGGACTAGATCAAGAGCAGACCTTCACTGACTGCATCAACAGCAGCTACTATTTGGCTCAGCCTGGAGGAGACATGTTGGGGAGTGAGGCGAGCATGGACACACAGGAGCGCCGGATACCACAGGAGGGAGAAGGAGACGGAATACGACAAGAGGAAGGACAACATGGCACAGGGGGGAAGGAATGGGAAGATGTGGAAAGAGAACAgctgagagaagagagagagcaagagaatgAAGAAGAACAAGCTAAGAAAAATCCAGCTGAAAGTTTAGAGGCAGTGTCGCTGATAGACGGAGAGACGGGAAAGGAAGTAGGAATAGAAGAGAGAGAAGCACAGCCAACCTTTAAAGACAGacaagaagaagcagcagaagagGAGACGTCACACATTAAGACGGCAGACTCTTGCAGCTCTGCAGCTGAAAGACTCAAAGAGGACTCACACACCTTGTTATCACAAGAGAACATTCAAAGTCCACACTTAGAGGCTGGGACTCAAGACAATGGACACACACCTgctgagaacacacacacatcatcttcatcatcatcaccaggAACTATAACGCCGTCTGATACCAGCGCATGCACACATTCGTCTGCAGGTCCAGACAACAGCCAGGCTGCACAATCAGAGGAG GTTTCAGAGGGTTCCCATCACAGTGCATTCGAGCAGGTGTTCTCATCCCTTCAGAAGACTCAGCTCAATATGGAGACTTTCCAGCGGCTTAGGAAAATTTACGGAGAACTAGAATGTCAATACTGTG GTAAACTGTTCTGGTACAGAGTCCACTATAACAGccatgtgcgcacacacaccaAGGAGCACCTGCATTACTGCTCAAAGTGCAGCTACTCTTCCATCACCAAAAGCTCTTTAAAGCGACACCAGATCCAGAAGCACAGTGGCTTGCTGCTGACTTGTTCGAATCCTGACTGCAAATACAGCACGCCTGACAAATACAAACTTCAAGCACATATGAGAACACACAAAGAGCAG GGGAGGAGTGAGATGTGTCCTGTCTGCCATCGTAATTATCCAGAGCACAGACTAAAGCACCACATTAAAACATCACACCCTG ACACTCTTCCTATGCAAGGTAAAGGACTGATGGTACAGCGTGCAGAGAAGTGCCCTTACTGTGACTCCTACTTCCTAAAGAACAGCAGTGACTTTCAGCAGCACATCTGGGCCCATCAAG gtCTGAAGCCATACGTCTGCAACGTGTGTGACTATGCAGGTCGCAGTAAAAGCAACCTGAAGACTCACATGAACCGACATAATACAGAGAGACGTCACCTCTGTGATCTGTGTGGGAAAAAGTTCAAATCTAAAGTCACGCTGAAAAGCCACAGACTGAGCCACACAGATGAAG GGAAGCGGTTTCAGTGTTCGGAGTGCGACTTCACCTCGGTCTCTAAACCTTCCTTACTCAGACACATGGAGCAGCACGCTAAATTTAAG cCGTTTCGTTGTGCTCACTGTCACTACTCCTGCAACATTGCTGGCGCTCTGAAGCGGCACTACAATGTGAAGCACCCGGATCAGATATACGAGAATGCCGGACCCGGATTGCCAAACCCTGACGCTCTGAAACAGCAAG GAGGTATGAAGTGTCCCGAATGTGAATTTGTTTATGGCACAAAGTGGGAGCTGAACCGTCACCTGAagagcaaacacagtctcaaagTGGTAGAAGGCCCTTGGGAG GTGGGAGAGGAAGTAGAGGCACAGTATGTGTCTGTGGAGGATGAACAGCACCTGTCAGAGGCAGCGTTAGCAACCCTGCAGGACAACG TTAACATCCAGCAGATCACTGAGCTCAGTTCAGAGACTCAGGATGCCGTCACCTCGATGGTCGCCATGGCTCCAGGCACTGTAGCTGTTGTACAGCAG TTGCAGGTGGCCGACGAGCAGGAAGTCGGCAACTGCGGCAACCAGCTGATGGTGGTAAACACAGAGGGGGCCCTAAATGGTGACCAGGTGATGGTGTTAGAGGAGGGACACGGCCTGGAAGCACTGACAGTCCTTACTCAGGGAGATGACACACACCACTATATTGTCTACGTCCAGGAACACACTGTAGAAATCAACTAG
- the zfat gene encoding zinc finger protein ZFAT isoform X2, whose protein sequence is MDGQKAAGSVFMCRLCNVFSPSRSQLLVHCSQLHPQQEPLDDIIIALQPLVAEPVEKLAETPVKRKRGRPKGSTKKMRTDLTEGTAISSHSPENNSREEKRKKEAIQQFSSAEVQKNDGISGLECRHCHRSFSNRRQILKHICLREEDEDADEEENGSISGTAEGEGTENVDPGGAEPNQNKHNQTQSGLDRESKVGNSRSLKANQSCISKEGGQATGNKKSVISVVLTEDETLPGVFKMVPVEESSAEAESGSIKPQSQPQHSAVFQSESHDVASEATTDNPQTDQEPSSNPTTTTTTNSRGFQECSIKQDASNLPQSHLKIFACEFCNKIFKFRHSLVAHLRTHTQEKPFQCPHCDYASAIKANLNVHLRKHTGEKFSCQHCPFNCLSPGHLKVHIERVHMKVKQHCSFCEKKYSDVKNLLKHMEKRHNLNDPTVYQSYQQLRLKTRQGLRQLLYHCHTCNRRFKNHLERERHMLVHGPKRPYACLLCDHAVTKMVALSAHVRKHLFLYVCSVCNEKFVSSQRLKGHLTECHPGLDQEQTFTDCINSSYYLAQPGGDMLGSEASMDTQERRIPQEGEGDGIRQEEGQHGTGGKEWEDVEREQLREEREQENEEEQAKKNPAESLEAVSLIDGETGKEVGIEEREAQPTFKDRQEEAAEEETSHIKTADSCSSAAERLKEDSHTLLSQENIQSPHLEAGTQDNGHTPAENTHTSSSSSSPGTITPSDTSACTHSSAGPDNSQAAQSEEVSEGSHHSAFEQVFSSLQKTQLNMETFQRLRKIYGELECQYCGKLFWYRVHYNSHVRTHTKEHLHYCSKCSYSSITKSSLKRHQIQKHSGLLLTCSNPDCKYSTPDKYKLQAHMRTHKEQGRSEMCPVCHRNYPEHRLKHHIKTSHPDTLPMQGKGLMVQRAEKCPYCDSYFLKNSSDFQQHIWAHQGLKPYVCNVCDYAGRSKSNLKTHMNRHNTERRHLCDLCGKKFKSKVTLKSHRLSHTDEGKRFQCSECDFTSVSKPSLLRHMEQHAKFKPFRCAHCHYSCNIAGALKRHYNVKHPDQIYENAGPGLPNPDALKQQGGMKCPECEFVYGTKWELNRHLKSKHSLKVVEGPWEVGEEVEAQYVSVEDEQHLSEAALATLQDNVNIQQITELSSETQDAVTSMVAMAPGTVAVVQQVADEQEVGNCGNQLMVVNTEGALNGDQVMVLEEGHGLEALTVLTQGDDTHHYIVYVQEHTVEIN, encoded by the exons ATGGATGGACAAAAAGCAG CTGGATCTGTGTTTATGTGTCGCCTGTGCAACGTCTTTTCTCCAAGTCGCTCCCAGCTACTTGTACATTGCTCCCAGCTGCACCCTCAGCAGGAGCCTCTAGATGACATCATTATTGCGCTGCAGCCCCTTGTGGCAGAGCCTGTGGAGAAGCTGGCAG AGACCCCAGTGAAGCGAAAACGAGGAAGACCAAAGGGCTCTACGAAGAAGATGCGCACAGATTTGACAGAGGGCACAGCCATTTCCAGCCATTCTCCAGAGAATAACtccagagaagaaaagagaaaaaaggaggcAATTCAACAATTTAGTTCAGCAGAAG tacaaAAGAATGATGGGATATCAGGGTTGGAATGTAGACACTGCCATCGCTCATTCAGCAACAGGCGTCAAATCCTTAAACACATCTGCCTAAGAGAAGAGGATGAAGATGCAGATGAGGAGGAAAATG GGAGCATCTCTGGTACAGCAGAAGGTGAGGGAACGGAAAATGTGGATCCCGGAGGAGCTGAACCAAACCAGAATAAACACAACCAGACACAATCAGGACTTGATCGAGAAAGCA AAGTGGGAAACTCTAGATCCTTAAAAGCCAACCAAAGTTGCATCTCCAAGGAAGGAGGCCAagcaacaggaaacaaaaaatcTGTTATCAGTGTTGTTCTGACAGAAGATGAAACACTTCCAG GTGTTTTTAAAATGGTTCCTGTAGAGGAAAGTTCAGCAGAAGCAGAATCTGGTTCTATCAAACCTCAATCTCAACCTCAG CACTCTGCAGTCTTCCAGAGTGAGTCACATGATGTTGCAAGTGAAGCCACCACAGATAACCCTCAAACAGACCAGGAGCCAAG TTCGAATCCTACCACAACAACAACGACAAACAGCAGGGGCTTCCAGGAATGTTCTATCAAACAAGATGCTTCCAA TTTGCCTCAGAGCCACCTGAAAATTTTTGCCTGTGAGTTCTGTAACAAAATCTTTAAGTTCAGACACTCACTGGTTGCTCACCTGAGGACACACACCCAAGAAAAACCGTTTCAGTGTCCACACTGTGACTACGCATCGGCCATCAAAG CAAACCTGAATGTTCACCTGAGGAAGCACACTGGAGAGAAGTTCAGCTGTCAGCACTGTCCTTTCAACTGCCTCAGCCCAGGACACCTCAAG GTCCATATAGAGCGTGTCCATATGAAGGTGAAGCAGCACTGCAGCTTCTGTGAGAAAAAGTACTCTGATGTCAAGAACCTGCTGAAACACATGGAGAAACGACATAATCTAAATGATCCCACTGTTTACCAGAGCTACCAACAACTGAG GTTAAAAACTCGCCAGGGCCTCAGACAGCTCCTTTACCACTGTCACACATGTAACCGACGCTTCAAAAACCACCTAGAGCGGGAGCGCCACATGTTAGTCCACGGGCCTAAGCGTCCCTACGCTTGCCTGCTCTGTGACCATGCTGTGACCAAGATGGTTGCCCTCTCTGCTCATGTCAGGAAGCACCTCTTCCTGTACGTGTGCTCCGTGTGTAACGAGAAGTTTGTCAGCTCGCAGAGGCTGAAGGGTCACTTGACAGAGTGTCACCCAGGACTAGATCAAGAGCAGACCTTCACTGACTGCATCAACAGCAGCTACTATTTGGCTCAGCCTGGAGGAGACATGTTGGGGAGTGAGGCGAGCATGGACACACAGGAGCGCCGGATACCACAGGAGGGAGAAGGAGACGGAATACGACAAGAGGAAGGACAACATGGCACAGGGGGGAAGGAATGGGAAGATGTGGAAAGAGAACAgctgagagaagagagagagcaagagaatgAAGAAGAACAAGCTAAGAAAAATCCAGCTGAAAGTTTAGAGGCAGTGTCGCTGATAGACGGAGAGACGGGAAAGGAAGTAGGAATAGAAGAGAGAGAAGCACAGCCAACCTTTAAAGACAGacaagaagaagcagcagaagagGAGACGTCACACATTAAGACGGCAGACTCTTGCAGCTCTGCAGCTGAAAGACTCAAAGAGGACTCACACACCTTGTTATCACAAGAGAACATTCAAAGTCCACACTTAGAGGCTGGGACTCAAGACAATGGACACACACCTgctgagaacacacacacatcatcttcatcatcatcaccaggAACTATAACGCCGTCTGATACCAGCGCATGCACACATTCGTCTGCAGGTCCAGACAACAGCCAGGCTGCACAATCAGAGGAG GTTTCAGAGGGTTCCCATCACAGTGCATTCGAGCAGGTGTTCTCATCCCTTCAGAAGACTCAGCTCAATATGGAGACTTTCCAGCGGCTTAGGAAAATTTACGGAGAACTAGAATGTCAATACTGTG GTAAACTGTTCTGGTACAGAGTCCACTATAACAGccatgtgcgcacacacaccaAGGAGCACCTGCATTACTGCTCAAAGTGCAGCTACTCTTCCATCACCAAAAGCTCTTTAAAGCGACACCAGATCCAGAAGCACAGTGGCTTGCTGCTGACTTGTTCGAATCCTGACTGCAAATACAGCACGCCTGACAAATACAAACTTCAAGCACATATGAGAACACACAAAGAGCAG GGGAGGAGTGAGATGTGTCCTGTCTGCCATCGTAATTATCCAGAGCACAGACTAAAGCACCACATTAAAACATCACACCCTG ACACTCTTCCTATGCAAGGTAAAGGACTGATGGTACAGCGTGCAGAGAAGTGCCCTTACTGTGACTCCTACTTCCTAAAGAACAGCAGTGACTTTCAGCAGCACATCTGGGCCCATCAAG gtCTGAAGCCATACGTCTGCAACGTGTGTGACTATGCAGGTCGCAGTAAAAGCAACCTGAAGACTCACATGAACCGACATAATACAGAGAGACGTCACCTCTGTGATCTGTGTGGGAAAAAGTTCAAATCTAAAGTCACGCTGAAAAGCCACAGACTGAGCCACACAGATGAAG GGAAGCGGTTTCAGTGTTCGGAGTGCGACTTCACCTCGGTCTCTAAACCTTCCTTACTCAGACACATGGAGCAGCACGCTAAATTTAAG cCGTTTCGTTGTGCTCACTGTCACTACTCCTGCAACATTGCTGGCGCTCTGAAGCGGCACTACAATGTGAAGCACCCGGATCAGATATACGAGAATGCCGGACCCGGATTGCCAAACCCTGACGCTCTGAAACAGCAAG GAGGTATGAAGTGTCCCGAATGTGAATTTGTTTATGGCACAAAGTGGGAGCTGAACCGTCACCTGAagagcaaacacagtctcaaagTGGTAGAAGGCCCTTGGGAG GTGGGAGAGGAAGTAGAGGCACAGTATGTGTCTGTGGAGGATGAACAGCACCTGTCAGAGGCAGCGTTAGCAACCCTGCAGGACAACG TTAACATCCAGCAGATCACTGAGCTCAGTTCAGAGACTCAGGATGCCGTCACCTCGATGGTCGCCATGGCTCCAGGCACTGTAGCTGTTGTACAGCAG GTGGCCGACGAGCAGGAAGTCGGCAACTGCGGCAACCAGCTGATGGTGGTAAACACAGAGGGGGCCCTAAATGGTGACCAGGTGATGGTGTTAGAGGAGGGACACGGCCTGGAAGCACTGACAGTCCTTACTCAGGGAGATGACACACACCACTATATTGTCTACGTCCAGGAACACACTGTAGAAATCAACTAG
- the zfat gene encoding zinc finger protein ZFAT isoform X1: protein MDGQKAAGSVFMCRLCNVFSPSRSQLLVHCSQLHPQQEPLDDIIIALQPLVAEPVEKLAETPVKRKRGRPKGSTKKMRTDLTEGTAISSHSPENNSREEKRKKEAIQQFSSAEVQKNDGISGLECRHCHRSFSNRRQILKHICLREEDEDADEEENGSISGTAEGEGTENVDPGGAEPNQNKHNQTQSGLDRESKVGNSRSLKANQSCISKEGGQATGNKKSVISVVLTEDETLPGVFKMVPVEESSAEAESGSIKPQSQPQHSAVFQSESHDVASEATTDNPQTDQEPSSNPTTTTTTNSRGFQECSIKQDASNLPQSHLKIFACEFCNKIFKFRHSLVAHLRTHTQEKPFQCPHCDYASAIKANLNVHLRKHTGEKFSCQHCPFNCLSPGHLKVHIERVHMKVKQHCSFCEKKYSDVKNLLKHMEKRHNLNDPTVYQSYQQLRLKTRQGLRQLLYHCHTCNRRFKNHLERERHMLVHGPKRPYACLLCDHAVTKMVALSAHVRKHLFLYVCSVCNEKFVSSQRLKGHLTECHPGLDQEQTFTDCINSSYYLAQPGGDMLGSEASMDTQERRIPQEGEGDGIRQEEGQHGTGGKEWEDVEREQLREEREQENEEEQAKKNPAESLEAVSLIDGETGKEVGIEEREAQPTFKDRQEEAAEEETSHIKTADSCSSAAERLKEDSHTLLSQENIQSPHLEAGTQDNGHTPAENTHTSSSSSSPGTITPSDTSACTHSSAGPDNSQAAQSEEVSEGSHHSAFEQVFSSLQKTQLNMETFQRLRKIYGELECQYCGKLFWYRVHYNSHVRTHTKEHLHYCSKCSYSSITKSSLKRHQIQKHSGLLLTCSNPDCKYSTPDKYKLQAHMRTHKEQGRSEMCPVCHRNYPEHRLKHHIKTSHPDTLPMQGKGLMVQRAEKCPYCDSYFLKNSSDFQQHIWAHQGLKPYVCNVCDYAGRSKSNLKTHMNRHNTERRHLCDLCGKKFKSKVTLKSHRLSHTDEGKRFQCSECDFTSVSKPSLLRHMEQHAKFKPFRCAHCHYSCNIAGALKRHYNVKHPDQIYENAGPGLPNPDALKQQGGMKCPECEFVYGTKWELNRHLKSKHSLKVVEGPWEVGEEVEAQYVSVEDEQHLSEAALATLQDNVNIQQITELSSETQDAVTSMVAMAPGTVAVVQQLQVADEQEVGNCGNQLMVVNTEGALNGDQVMVLEEGHGLEALTVLTQGDDTHHYIVYVQEHTVEIN, encoded by the exons ATGGATGGACAAAAAGCAG CTGGATCTGTGTTTATGTGTCGCCTGTGCAACGTCTTTTCTCCAAGTCGCTCCCAGCTACTTGTACATTGCTCCCAGCTGCACCCTCAGCAGGAGCCTCTAGATGACATCATTATTGCGCTGCAGCCCCTTGTGGCAGAGCCTGTGGAGAAGCTGGCAG AGACCCCAGTGAAGCGAAAACGAGGAAGACCAAAGGGCTCTACGAAGAAGATGCGCACAGATTTGACAGAGGGCACAGCCATTTCCAGCCATTCTCCAGAGAATAACtccagagaagaaaagagaaaaaaggaggcAATTCAACAATTTAGTTCAGCAGAAG tacaaAAGAATGATGGGATATCAGGGTTGGAATGTAGACACTGCCATCGCTCATTCAGCAACAGGCGTCAAATCCTTAAACACATCTGCCTAAGAGAAGAGGATGAAGATGCAGATGAGGAGGAAAATG GGAGCATCTCTGGTACAGCAGAAGGTGAGGGAACGGAAAATGTGGATCCCGGAGGAGCTGAACCAAACCAGAATAAACACAACCAGACACAATCAGGACTTGATCGAGAAAGCA AAGTGGGAAACTCTAGATCCTTAAAAGCCAACCAAAGTTGCATCTCCAAGGAAGGAGGCCAagcaacaggaaacaaaaaatcTGTTATCAGTGTTGTTCTGACAGAAGATGAAACACTTCCAG GTGTTTTTAAAATGGTTCCTGTAGAGGAAAGTTCAGCAGAAGCAGAATCTGGTTCTATCAAACCTCAATCTCAACCTCAG CACTCTGCAGTCTTCCAGAGTGAGTCACATGATGTTGCAAGTGAAGCCACCACAGATAACCCTCAAACAGACCAGGAGCCAAG TTCGAATCCTACCACAACAACAACGACAAACAGCAGGGGCTTCCAGGAATGTTCTATCAAACAAGATGCTTCCAA TTTGCCTCAGAGCCACCTGAAAATTTTTGCCTGTGAGTTCTGTAACAAAATCTTTAAGTTCAGACACTCACTGGTTGCTCACCTGAGGACACACACCCAAGAAAAACCGTTTCAGTGTCCACACTGTGACTACGCATCGGCCATCAAAG CAAACCTGAATGTTCACCTGAGGAAGCACACTGGAGAGAAGTTCAGCTGTCAGCACTGTCCTTTCAACTGCCTCAGCCCAGGACACCTCAAG GTCCATATAGAGCGTGTCCATATGAAGGTGAAGCAGCACTGCAGCTTCTGTGAGAAAAAGTACTCTGATGTCAAGAACCTGCTGAAACACATGGAGAAACGACATAATCTAAATGATCCCACTGTTTACCAGAGCTACCAACAACTGAG GTTAAAAACTCGCCAGGGCCTCAGACAGCTCCTTTACCACTGTCACACATGTAACCGACGCTTCAAAAACCACCTAGAGCGGGAGCGCCACATGTTAGTCCACGGGCCTAAGCGTCCCTACGCTTGCCTGCTCTGTGACCATGCTGTGACCAAGATGGTTGCCCTCTCTGCTCATGTCAGGAAGCACCTCTTCCTGTACGTGTGCTCCGTGTGTAACGAGAAGTTTGTCAGCTCGCAGAGGCTGAAGGGTCACTTGACAGAGTGTCACCCAGGACTAGATCAAGAGCAGACCTTCACTGACTGCATCAACAGCAGCTACTATTTGGCTCAGCCTGGAGGAGACATGTTGGGGAGTGAGGCGAGCATGGACACACAGGAGCGCCGGATACCACAGGAGGGAGAAGGAGACGGAATACGACAAGAGGAAGGACAACATGGCACAGGGGGGAAGGAATGGGAAGATGTGGAAAGAGAACAgctgagagaagagagagagcaagagaatgAAGAAGAACAAGCTAAGAAAAATCCAGCTGAAAGTTTAGAGGCAGTGTCGCTGATAGACGGAGAGACGGGAAAGGAAGTAGGAATAGAAGAGAGAGAAGCACAGCCAACCTTTAAAGACAGacaagaagaagcagcagaagagGAGACGTCACACATTAAGACGGCAGACTCTTGCAGCTCTGCAGCTGAAAGACTCAAAGAGGACTCACACACCTTGTTATCACAAGAGAACATTCAAAGTCCACACTTAGAGGCTGGGACTCAAGACAATGGACACACACCTgctgagaacacacacacatcatcttcatcatcatcaccaggAACTATAACGCCGTCTGATACCAGCGCATGCACACATTCGTCTGCAGGTCCAGACAACAGCCAGGCTGCACAATCAGAGGAG GTTTCAGAGGGTTCCCATCACAGTGCATTCGAGCAGGTGTTCTCATCCCTTCAGAAGACTCAGCTCAATATGGAGACTTTCCAGCGGCTTAGGAAAATTTACGGAGAACTAGAATGTCAATACTGTG GTAAACTGTTCTGGTACAGAGTCCACTATAACAGccatgtgcgcacacacaccaAGGAGCACCTGCATTACTGCTCAAAGTGCAGCTACTCTTCCATCACCAAAAGCTCTTTAAAGCGACACCAGATCCAGAAGCACAGTGGCTTGCTGCTGACTTGTTCGAATCCTGACTGCAAATACAGCACGCCTGACAAATACAAACTTCAAGCACATATGAGAACACACAAAGAGCAG GGGAGGAGTGAGATGTGTCCTGTCTGCCATCGTAATTATCCAGAGCACAGACTAAAGCACCACATTAAAACATCACACCCTG ACACTCTTCCTATGCAAGGTAAAGGACTGATGGTACAGCGTGCAGAGAAGTGCCCTTACTGTGACTCCTACTTCCTAAAGAACAGCAGTGACTTTCAGCAGCACATCTGGGCCCATCAAG gtCTGAAGCCATACGTCTGCAACGTGTGTGACTATGCAGGTCGCAGTAAAAGCAACCTGAAGACTCACATGAACCGACATAATACAGAGAGACGTCACCTCTGTGATCTGTGTGGGAAAAAGTTCAAATCTAAAGTCACGCTGAAAAGCCACAGACTGAGCCACACAGATGAAG GGAAGCGGTTTCAGTGTTCGGAGTGCGACTTCACCTCGGTCTCTAAACCTTCCTTACTCAGACACATGGAGCAGCACGCTAAATTTAAG cCGTTTCGTTGTGCTCACTGTCACTACTCCTGCAACATTGCTGGCGCTCTGAAGCGGCACTACAATGTGAAGCACCCGGATCAGATATACGAGAATGCCGGACCCGGATTGCCAAACCCTGACGCTCTGAAACAGCAAG GAGGTATGAAGTGTCCCGAATGTGAATTTGTTTATGGCACAAAGTGGGAGCTGAACCGTCACCTGAagagcaaacacagtctcaaagTGGTAGAAGGCCCTTGGGAG GTGGGAGAGGAAGTAGAGGCACAGTATGTGTCTGTGGAGGATGAACAGCACCTGTCAGAGGCAGCGTTAGCAACCCTGCAGGACAACG TTAACATCCAGCAGATCACTGAGCTCAGTTCAGAGACTCAGGATGCCGTCACCTCGATGGTCGCCATGGCTCCAGGCACTGTAGCTGTTGTACAGCAG TTGCAGGTGGCCGACGAGCAGGAAGTCGGCAACTGCGGCAACCAGCTGATGGTGGTAAACACAGAGGGGGCCCTAAATGGTGACCAGGTGATGGTGTTAGAGGAGGGACACGGCCTGGAAGCACTGACAGTCCTTACTCAGGGAGATGACACACACCACTATATTGTCTACGTCCAGGAACACACTGTAGAAATCAACTAG